The following proteins are co-located in the Onychomys torridus chromosome 6, mOncTor1.1, whole genome shotgun sequence genome:
- the LOC118586107 gene encoding histone H2A type 2-A, which yields MSGRGKQGGKARAKAKSRSSRAGLQFPVGRVHRLLRKGNYAERVGAGAPVYMAAVLEYLTAEILELAGNAARDNKKTRIIPRHLQLAIRNDEELNKLLGKVTIAQGGVLPNIQAVLLPKKTESHHKAKGK from the coding sequence atgTCTGGTCGCGGCAAGCAAGGCGGCAAGGCCCGCGCCAAGGCCAAGTCGCGGTCGTCCCGCGCCGGCCTGCAGTTCCCGGTGGGGCGCGTGCACCGGCTGCTGCGCAAGGGCAACTACGCGGAGCGCGTGGGCGCCGGCGCCCCGGTGTACATGGCGGCCGTGCTGGAGTACCTGACGGCCGAGATCCTGGAGCTGGCGGGCAACGCGGCCCGCGACAACAAGAAGACGCGCATCATCCCGCGCCACCTGCAGCTGGCCATCCGCAACGACGAGGAGCTCAACAAGCTGCTGGGCAAAGTGACGATCGCGCAGGGCGGCGTCCTGCCCAACATCCAGGCGGTGCTGCTGCCCAAGAAGACGGAGAGCCACCACAAGGCGAAGGGCAAGTGA